CGCGGCTTCATCCACGTGGTGGACTACTCCGACATCGAGAACCCGGTCGAGGTGGCCTGGTACGAGGTGCCGGAGGCGGGAGTGCACAACGTCTGGGCCGAGGGTGATCGCCTTTACCTTGGCTACTACCAGGCGGGGCTGCGCGTCCTGGACATCTCCGGGGAGCTGCGCGGCAACCTCTACGAGCAGGGCAGGGAGGTCGCAGCGTTCGTGCCCCGGGACGGTGACATGGTGGTGCCCAACTGGCCCATGACCTGGGGAGCTCAGATCTACAAGGGCCGCATCTACTCGTCGGATCTCAACTCGGGAATCTGGATCACGGAGCTGAGGCCGAAACGGGTCGTGTTCTAGCTTGGCTTAGCTTAGCTAGAACACTCGACATCCTGGAGCAGGGAAGGGCAAGCCGCCGGGGTCAGACGCTGCTGCGCAGGATCGCTACCACCAGCAGCAGCCAGCCGGCGATGAGCAGCACGCCGCCGATGGGCGTGACGGCGCCGAGCCAGCGGGGTCCGGTCAGTACGAGCAGGTAGAGGCTGCCCGAGAAGACCGCCGTCCCGGCCACCATCAGCCATCCCGCCCAGCCTGTCAGAGGACCTGTCAGGCGCGTCGACAGCCACGCGACTCCCAGCAGCGCGAGCGCGTGGTACATCTGGTAGCGCACGGCGGTCTCGAAGATCTCGAGGTCGCGCGCCTCCAGGCGTTCGCGCAGGGCATGGGCTCCGAATGCCCCCAGCGCCACCGCGAGGAGCGCCAGCGTGGCCCCGCTCGCGGCCAGGGTGCGCGCCAGGGCGGTCATGGGCTGTTCTCCTCAGTACGCAATGGCGTAGGCCTCCCTCCTCGGGTCGGACGCGGCGGTAAGGGTGCCGTCCCGGTCCCGGAGGATCATGTGGGCGCCCCCGAAGGTGGCCGTCCACCCATGCACGATCTCGACCTGGTGGCCCAGGGCGCCGAGTTCCCCCAGAACGGACGCGCCGACGCGATCCTCGAAGGCCACCCCGAGCCCGTTGTAGCTGCGGAAGCGGGGCGCTTCGATGGCTGCCTGGGGCGTCATCCCGAAGAGCACCATGTTGTTGACGATCTGGATCAGGCTCTGCGGCTGGCTGTCGCCTCCGGGCGTGCCCAGGGTGAAAGCGAAGCTGCCGTCGCCGTGGAGCGCCATCATGGGCGAGAGCGTGTGATAGGGGCGCTTGCCGGGCGCTATGATGTTGGGATGGCCCGCCTGCAGGTTGAACAGGGCGCCCCGGTTGTGGAGCACGATCCCCGTTTCGGGCTCGAGCAGACCCGAGCCGAAGCCGGCGAACAGGCTCTGGATCCAGCTTACCGCGTTGCCCCACTGGTCCACGGCGGTGAGATAGACGGTGTCGCCGGAGTCGTCCGCCGACGCGCCGCCGCCCGCGGCCATCTCCGCGCCCACGCCCGCCGCGCGCGACTCGGCCGCGGAGCCCGCGTCGACCATGCCCGCACGGCGGGCCAGGTAGTCGGGGTCGAGCAGGCGATCGAGCGGGATGTCGCTGAATTCCGGGTCGGCGGCCCACTGGTCGCGGTCGGCGAAGGCCAGCTTCTTCATCTCGATGAGGGTGTGGAGATACCCCGCCGAGTTGTGGCCCAGCTCCTTCATGTCGAACGATTTCGCCATCTCGAAAAGCTGCAGCTGGGCGATGCCCTGGGTGTTCGGCGGCATCACCAGCATGGTGTGGTCCTCGTAGTCGCCGCGCAGGGGCTCCACCCAGGTGGTAGTGTGTGCCGCCAGATCGGGAGCGCGCACGTAGCCTCCCTCCGCCTCCAGAAAGGCGCCGATGCGGTCGGCCACGAAGCCCTGGTAGAACCCGTCTCTTCCGTCGCGGGCGATGCGCTCCAGGGTGGTGGCCAGCGCCGGGTTCCGCAGCAGGCTGCCCACCGGCGGGGGTGCCCCACCCGGCAGATAGAGCGCCCGTGCGTGGTCGTTCAGCGACCGCGAAGAGCCCGCGATGTCGCGGGCCAGCCGGGTGGACACGGGGAAGCCGTCGCGGGCATAGCCGATGGCGGGCTCCAGCAGCTCCGCCATTGGCCGGGTGCCGAAGCGGTCAAGTGCGTCCACCCAGGCGGCCACGGCGCCGGGCACCGACACCGAGAGAGGGCCGTTGCCGGGCATCCGGTCGAGCTCGCGTTCGGCGAAGAGGGCCGGCGTGGCCAGCGCGCCGGCGCGCCCGCTGCCGTTCATCGCATACACGCGCCCACTCTCGGCCTCGTAGTAGATCATGAACGCGTCACCCCCGACGCCGTTCATGTGCGGACGCACCACGGCCAGCACCCCCGCCATGGCGATCGTCGCATCGATGGCGTTGCCGCCCCGGCGCAGCACCTCGTGACCCGCCGCCGCCGCCAGCGGATGGCCGGCCGACACGGCCGCGGTCACGCCGCGCACGTCGGGGCGGTTGGTGGCGGGGAAGACCACCTCCCCGGAGCTCTGTCCGGCCGTGCTGGCCTGCGCCGGCGCCTCCGCGGTTTCGCACGCGGTCACGGCAAGGGAGACGCAGGTGATCGCGAGGGTGGCGGCCATTGCGGCGCCCGCAGTGCGACGTCGAGCTGTTGCGGGAATTTCGCGCATGGGTGGAACTCCTGGATTCCTGTTAATCGGTGGCTTGCCGGGAGCGGGAACGCCCGTATGATCTCCGCGTGCACGATGCCACCGCGAGGCGGTCCCGCGCCAGCCCCGCCGCCATCAGGTGCCACGCCACGTCCCGGCCCCGCAGCAATCGGCCCGGTCCGCCACCAGGGCTATGGGCGGAGGGAACCGCACATCCACCGAGTGGTACGCGCGGCTGGTGCGGACGCCCGGCCGCGGACAGGTTCAGACCATGACGGGCAAGAGAAAACTCGGGCTTTGGATGTGCACCTCCCTGGTGGCGGGGAGCATGATCGGTTCAGGCGTCTTCCTCCTCCCGGCCTCGCTGGCCCCGTTCGGGGGCATCAGCATCCTGGGGTGGCTGGTGAGCGCCGGAGGCGCGATGTGCCTGGCGCTGGTGCTCGCGCGGCTCGGAGCGACGCTGCCCAGGGTCGGGGGACCGTATGCGTACGGCCGGGAGGGGTTCGGGGACTTCGTGGGCTTCTGGATCGCGTGGTCCTACTGGATCTCGCTGCTCACCGGAAACGCCGCCCTCGCCGTCGCCACCGCAAGCTACGCTACCGTCTTCTGGCCGGTGCTGGGGGTTTCGCCGGCGGCAGGCCTGGCCACGGCGCTGGCCGCCCTCTGGACCCTCGCGCTCGTCAACGCCCACGGCGTGCGCACGGCGGGACTGGTCCAGCTCGTCACCACCGTCCTGAAGCTGTTGCCGCTGGCGGCGGTCGGGACGGTCGGGTTCCTCTACTTCCAGGCCGACCACTTTCAGCCCTTCAATCCCGCGGGCGAGAGCGCCTTCAGCGCCGTAACGGCTACGGTCGCGCTCACTCTGTGGGCGTTTCTCGGACTCGAAGCGGGAACCGTCCCCGCCGGCGACGTGCGCGACCCCGCCCGCACCATTCCGAAGGCGACGATCCTGGGGACGTCCATCGCCGCCGTCGTCTACATTGCGTGCACGGCCGCGGTGATGGGCATCATCGCGCCGGGGGAGCTGGCGCTGTCCACGGCGCCGTTCGCCGACGCGGCGGGCTCCATCTGGGGCACCTGGGGCCGCTGGATCATCGGGGCGGGCGCCACCATTTCCTGCTTCGGGGCTCTCAACGGCTGGGTTCTGCTCACCGGCCAGATCCCGCGCGCCGCCGCCCTCGACGGGCTGCTCCCGGCGCGCTTCGCGCACCTGAGCCCGCGAGGCACGCCCGTCGTGGGGATCTTTCTGTCGGCCGTCCTCGCGACGATCCTGATCGCGATGAACTACACCAGGGGCCTGGTGCAGGCCTTCACCTTCCTCATCCTGCTGGCCACCCTGGCGACGCTGCTGCCCTACGTCTTCACGAGCATGACCGGGCTCATGATGGCCCTCCGCGAGCGCTCCAGGTCACGAGCGGGGGACCGTGCGGCTGCAAGGTCCCTCGCGCGGGCGGTCGTGAGCGTGTTGGCGTTCGGGTTTTCGCTCTGGGCGGTTGTGGGCGCGGGCGCGGAGACGGTCTTCTGGGGATTCCTGATGCTCCTGGCCGGCGTACCGGTGTTCGTTGCGATGCGGTGGCGGGCGGGCGATTCCACCCGGGAGGGGTCGGCCGCCGGCGATGGAACCGGCGCTGCTGCATGAGCGAAGGGCCGGGAAGCGCGCGGTGAGCCCGGCACAGCAGGCGGCCGGGCCGGGAAGCGGGTCCACGTCGACGGACGGCTTCGGCGTGGCGAGCATGACGGATCCTCTCCGGCGCGTCGCGATGCGCCGTCCCGGCCGGGCTACCCGCGAAGCCGATCCCGCGCTCTGGCACTACGCGGGTCCCCTCGACGCGGGTCGCCTGGTGCGCCAGTACGACGCGTTCGCCGCGTGCGTCGCCGAGTCGGGGGCGGAGATCGAGTGGATGGATGACACGGACGATGGCCTCTCCGACTCGATCTTCGTCTTCGACCCCTCCTTCATGACCCCCGCGGGCGCGATCCTGCTTCGTCCCGGCAAATCGCTCCGGCGCCCCGAAGTGGCCCTTCACGATACACTCTACCAGCGGCTGGGCGTGCCGGTCATCGGGGGAGTCGAGCCACCTGGCCTGGCCGAAGGCGGAGACCTGCTCTGGATCGACGAAACAACGCTCGCGGCGGCACGCTCGTTCCGCACCAACCAGGCCGGTATCGATCAGTTGCGGGACATCCTCGCGCCCCTCGGCACCAGGGTTGTGACGTTCGATCTTCCCGTATGGAACGGCAGCGCCGCCTGCCTGCACCTCCTGTCGGTGATCAGCCCGCTGGATCGCGATCTGGCGCTGGTCTACCCCCGTCTGCTGCCGGTCGCGCTGCGCCAACTGCTGCGGGACCGGGGCATCCGGTGCCTGGAGGCGAGCGACGAGGAGTTCGAGGCCTCCAACGGACTGAACCTCAACGTGCTCGCGACGGCGCCCCGGAGGTGCATCGCGGTCGACGGGTTCGCGCACACGGCGAGATTGATGCGTGATGCCGGGTGCGCGGTGACATGCTTCGCAGCGGATGCGCTCTGCATGCCGTGCGAAGGCGGGCCGACATGCCTTACGCTGCCTCTGTGGCGGACCAGGAGAACACCGCCCGCCCACGCCACCAGGAGAACACCGCCTGCCCACGCCGGCTGATTCCCTCGGGCTCGGGCGGCCCCGTGCAACACCTCTGGTCCGATTCCGTATTCGATTGCCGGACGGGCGGTTGATTCCGCTACCCGCGACACCACCAACCACGGAGGCTCAGCCAATGGACTGGGAAGCCCTCGTCGCCCTCGTCGTTCCTTCCCTGTTCATCGTCACGGCGGGGGGCGTACTCATCCTGCGTCCCATTGCAGCCAAACTCGGCACCCTCCTCGACGCGATGGCCCGCGAGAAATCCAGTTCAGCGCTGGAAGAGACCCGGCGCCTGCGCGAGACGGTCGAGTCGATGAACGAAAGACTCTCGCTGCTGGAAGAGCGTCAGGACTTCACCGAACGGCTCATCGAGCCTCGCACGTCCGGCGGCACCGGCCCCGCCGAGGGCGACAAGAACCGATAGCCTAAGACTCCAGAGAGTCTTCCATGGCTTCCCTGGCAGCCGCTTCAATCGACTCGCCCCTCGTGAACGGCCCGGTGATTGCCGGATGCGAATCCCGGGGCAACCGACAGCCTACCGGCCGATCACGGCGCCGGGCGCGCCCGGGTCGGCAGTCATCGGTTCGTCGCGGCTCACCACGACCGTGGCCGATTCCGCGATCAGCGGGTCGGGACCGGTCACGACGTCGTGGTCCTTGTCCGGATAGTCGAGCCGGGAGAGGAAAAACTGCATCGCGGCGACGCGCGCGCGCTTCTTGTCATCCGACTTGATCACCGTCCAGGGCGCGTCCGCCGTGTCGGTATAGAAGAACATCGCCTCCTTGGCCTGGGTGTAGCTGTCCCATTTGTTCAGCGACGCCAGGTCGACCGGAGAGATCTTCCATTGTTTGAGGGGGTCGGTGCTGCGGCGCTCGAAGCGGTACGCCTGTTCGTCCTGCGACACCGAGAAATAGAACTTGAAGAGCAGGATGCCGCTGTTGACCAGCATGCGCTCCATCTCCGGGCACTGGCGCAGGAACTCGAGGTATTCCTGGCCGGTGCAGAATCCCATGACCCGCTCGACCCCGGCGCGGTTGTACCACGACCGGTCGAAGAGCACCATTTCCCCCGCGGTCGGCAGGTGCCGGATGTAGCGCTGGAAGTACCACTGCCCACGCTCCACATCGCTTGGCTTGTCGAGTGCGACGACGCGCGCGCCACGCGGATTCAGATGCTCCATGAACCGCTTGATGGTCCCGCCCTTGCCCGCAGCGTCCCTGCCCTCGAACAGGATGACCACTTTCCTCCCGGAGCGTCTCACCCAGCGCTGGACCTTCAGCAGCTCGAC
The genomic region above belongs to Gammaproteobacteria bacterium and contains:
- a CDS encoding DUF423 domain-containing protein — its product is MTALARTLAASGATLALLAVALGAFGAHALRERLEARDLEIFETAVRYQMYHALALLGVAWLSTRLTGPLTGWAGWLMVAGTAVFSGSLYLLVLTGPRWLGAVTPIGGVLLIAGWLLLVVAILRSSV
- the ggt gene encoding gamma-glutamyltransferase yields the protein MREIPATARRRTAGAAMAATLAITCVSLAVTACETAEAPAQASTAGQSSGEVVFPATNRPDVRGVTAAVSAGHPLAAAAGHEVLRRGGNAIDATIAMAGVLAVVRPHMNGVGGDAFMIYYEAESGRVYAMNGSGRAGALATPALFAERELDRMPGNGPLSVSVPGAVAAWVDALDRFGTRPMAELLEPAIGYARDGFPVSTRLARDIAGSSRSLNDHARALYLPGGAPPPVGSLLRNPALATTLERIARDGRDGFYQGFVADRIGAFLEAEGGYVRAPDLAAHTTTWVEPLRGDYEDHTMLVMPPNTQGIAQLQLFEMAKSFDMKELGHNSAGYLHTLIEMKKLAFADRDQWAADPEFSDIPLDRLLDPDYLARRAGMVDAGSAAESRAAGVGAEMAAGGGASADDSGDTVYLTAVDQWGNAVSWIQSLFAGFGSGLLEPETGIVLHNRGALFNLQAGHPNIIAPGKRPYHTLSPMMALHGDGSFAFTLGTPGGDSQPQSLIQIVNNMVLFGMTPQAAIEAPRFRSYNGLGVAFEDRVGASVLGELGALGHQVEIVHGWTATFGGAHMILRDRDGTLTAASDPRREAYAIAY
- a CDS encoding amino acid permease, whose protein sequence is MTGKRKLGLWMCTSLVAGSMIGSGVFLLPASLAPFGGISILGWLVSAGGAMCLALVLARLGATLPRVGGPYAYGREGFGDFVGFWIAWSYWISLLTGNAALAVATASYATVFWPVLGVSPAAGLATALAALWTLALVNAHGVRTAGLVQLVTTVLKLLPLAAVGTVGFLYFQADHFQPFNPAGESAFSAVTATVALTLWAFLGLEAGTVPAGDVRDPARTIPKATILGTSIAAVVYIACTAAVMGIIAPGELALSTAPFADAAGSIWGTWGRWIIGAGATISCFGALNGWVLLTGQIPRAAALDGLLPARFAHLSPRGTPVVGIFLSAVLATILIAMNYTRGLVQAFTFLILLATLATLLPYVFTSMTGLMMALRERSRSRAGDRAAARSLARAVVSVLAFGFSLWAVVGAGAETVFWGFLMLLAGVPVFVAMRWRAGDSTREGSAAGDGTGAAA
- a CDS encoding arginine deiminase family protein, whose amino-acid sequence is MTDPLRRVAMRRPGRATREADPALWHYAGPLDAGRLVRQYDAFAACVAESGAEIEWMDDTDDGLSDSIFVFDPSFMTPAGAILLRPGKSLRRPEVALHDTLYQRLGVPVIGGVEPPGLAEGGDLLWIDETTLAAARSFRTNQAGIDQLRDILAPLGTRVVTFDLPVWNGSAACLHLLSVISPLDRDLALVYPRLLPVALRQLLRDRGIRCLEASDEEFEASNGLNLNVLATAPRRCIAVDGFAHTARLMRDAGCAVTCFAADALCMPCEGGPTCLTLPLWRTRRTPPAHATRRTPPAHAG
- the ppk2 gene encoding polyphosphate kinase 2: MADNMIGANSDNARASDARTGDLRGRVTTERIFRDGVYPYRDKMKRKEYERLKAGLQVELLKVQRWVRRSGRKVVILFEGRDAAGKGGTIKRFMEHLNPRGARVVALDKPSDVERGQWYFQRYIRHLPTAGEMVLFDRSWYNRAGVERVMGFCTGQEYLEFLRQCPEMERMLVNSGILLFKFYFSVSQDEQAYRFERRSTDPLKQWKISPVDLASLNKWDSYTQAKEAMFFYTDTADAPWTVIKSDDKKRARVAAMQFFLSRLDYPDKDHDVVTGPDPLIAESATVVVSRDEPMTADPGAPGAVIGR